Proteins co-encoded in one Amaranthus tricolor cultivar Red isolate AtriRed21 chromosome 7, ASM2621246v1, whole genome shotgun sequence genomic window:
- the LOC130818205 gene encoding pentatricopeptide repeat-containing protein At4g31850, chloroplastic, which produces MAIHGDLGVFATLSPHHRTYHLPFKASLHSSSSTFKKYSVEMVLSFKLHLSRNTMYHGFQMFPPFKFQSDFDGYADATTSTKVFFPLKNGDSLGESFQNCMFFTGRPVINWRKHRIKLVALCGTLIESSQNVLENDAKRKKGKSTERVMETLQSISNPTMAFDYFKSVAGLPYVAHTTETCNYMLEILRTHKRVGDMVIVFDLMQNQIINRNSTTYLTIFKALNVRGGLRRAPVALDKMESAGFILNAYSYNGLIHFLLQSGYSREALEVYKRMLIGGNKPSLKTYSALMVAVGKRRDTETVMELLKEMENLGLRPNVYTFTICIRVLGRAGKIDEAFRILKRMDDEGCGADVVTYTVLIDSLCVAGKLEEAKHLFLKIKDSCHKPDRVTYITLMDKLSDCGDLDGVHELWCQMETDGYPADVVSFTILINTLSNAGKIDEAFTKLDIMREQGIMPNLHTYNTLIRGLLRENRLEEALSLFESLESFGVEPTAYTFIMFIDYYGKSGSSNKALETFDKMKSRGIVPSLVACNAYLFSLAEAGMLKEANDVFNGLRKSGIAPDSITYNMMMKCYSKVGRVDDAVELLADMTENGCQPDVAVINSLIDMLYKVDRFDEAWEMYRRLKHMKIAPTVVTYNILLSGLRKEGRVQHCINLFTSMMKSGCHPNTVTFNTLLDCLCKNDEVDMAIKMFFEMRNMNCFPDVFTYNTLIYGLTTENRAYEAFLLFHHMRKSLYADCVTLCTLVPGVVKNSRTEDAINIIRIFLFDPQDCADRAFWEDLISGVIVHTSIDKAMAFAERLLLSDLCKDDSFLVPLFKVLSKHKRALEARDFFVRARSSGIKVTLEVYNILIGGLLDINLLEMALSLFEDMKKVGCSPDVSTYNLLLDAFGKSGEVHRLLSLYEDMQNRGCTPNSITHNVIISGLVKCNSLDKAIDMFYNLVSGDFSPTPCTYGPLLDGLAKSGRLEEAKKFFEEMIDYGCEPNCAIYNILINGFGKSGDLDTACTLFKRMLKEGIRPDVKSYSILIDCLLTVGEVDDAWDYFEELKQQGLDPDLICYNLMMNGLGRSGRVREALSLFREMCKRGISPDLYTYNSLILHLGNARMMEEAGKLYDQLLLKGLEPNVFTYNALIRGYGMSGDPNLAYAVYQRMMAGGCSPNLGTFAQLPNQS; this is translated from the exons ATGGCGATTCATGGAGATTTGGGAGTCTTCGCAACACTATCACCTCATCATCGGACTTATCATCTTCCTTTCAAGGCTTCCTtgcattcttcttcttctactttTAAG AAATACTCCGTTGAAATGGTCTTGAGCTTCAAACTTCATCTGTCCAGGAATACGATGTACCATGGATTCCAGATGTTTCCTCCCTTTAAATTCCAAAG TGATTTTGATGGTTATGCTGATGCTACGACATCCACAAAGGTATTCTTTCCGTTGAAGAATGGTGATTCACTAGGAGAAAGTTTTCAAAATTGCATGTTTTTTACTGGAAGACCTGTTATAAATTGGAGAAAACACAGAATAAAACTAGTGGCTCTCTGTGGGACTCTGATAGAAAGTTCACAAAACGTGTTAGAGAATGATGCTAAGCGTAAAAAAGGGAAGTCTACAGAAAGGGTTATGGAAACATTGCAGTCAATTTCCAACCCAACCATGGcctttgattattttaaatctGTAGCTGGGCTTCCTTATGTTGCCCATACCACTGAAACCTGTAATTACATGCTTGAAATTTTGAGGACGCATAAGAGAGTAGGAGATATGGTTATTGTGTTTGACTTAATGCAGAATCAGATAATAAATAGGAATTCAACCACATACTTGACAATTTTTAAGGCCCTCAATGTAAGGGGTGGATTGAGGCGAGCCCCCGTTGCGCTTGATAAAATGGAATCTGCTGGATTTATTTTGAATGCTTATTCATACAATGGGTTgattcattttcttcttcaatcTGGATATAGTAGGGAGGCTTTGGAGGTGTATAAAAGAATGCTTATAGGAGGAAATAAGCCTAGTTTGAAGACATATTCTGCACTCATGGTTGCAGTAGGGAAACGGAGGGATACTGAAACTGTGATGGAACTGTTAAAAGAGATGGAGAATTTGGGATTGAGGCCTAATGTATACACATTTACTATATGCATTAGAGTTCTCGGGAGAGCGGGGAAAATTGATGAGGCATTTAGAATTTTGAAAAGAATGGATGATGAAGGGTGTGGAGCAGACGTCGTTACTTATACAGTTctcattgattccctttgtgtTGCTGGAAAACTGGAGGAGGCAAAGCATTTATTTCTGAAGATAAAAGACAGTTGTCACAAACCAGATCGAGTAACTTACATTACTCTTATGGACAAATTGAGCGATTGTGGAGATTTGGATGGTGTACATGAACTTTGGTGTCAGATGGAAACTGATGGCTATCCTGCTGATGTTGTTTCCTTTACCATTCTCATTAATACTTTATCCAATGCAGGAAAAATTGATGAGGCGTTCACTAAACTAGACATCATGAGGGAACAAGGTATTATGCCAAACCTTCATACCTACAACACACTGATCAGGGGCCTCTTGAGAGAAAATAGGCTAGAGGAAGCTTTAAGTCTGTTTGAGAGCTTGGAATCTTTCGGTGTTGAACCCACTGCCTACACCTTTATTATGTTTATAGACTACTATGGGAAGTCAGGATCATCAAACAAAGCTCTTGAAACAtttgataaaatgaaaagtagGGGGATTGTCCCAAGTCTGGTTGCCTGTAATGCTTACTTGTTTAGTCTTGCTGAGGCTGGGATGCTGAAGgaagcaaatgatgtttttaatGGACTTAGAAAAAGTGGGATTGCTCCAGATTCTATAACATATAACATGATGATGAAGTGCTATAGTAAGGTAGGCAGGGTGGATGACGCTGTTGAGTTGCTTGCCGATATGACAGAAAACGGATGCCAACCTGATGTGGCTGTCATCAACTCACTTATTGACATGCTTTACAAGGTTGATCGATTCGATGAAGCATGGGAAATGTACCGGAGATTGAAGCATATGAAGATTGCTCCAACAGTTGTAACTTACAACATTTTACTCTCTGGATTGAGGAAGGAAGGTAGAGTCCAACATTGTATCAATTTATTCACAAGCATGATGAAAAGTGGTTGTCATCCAAACACGGTTACTTTCAACACGCTTTTAGACTGCCTCTGCAAAAATGATGAGGTTGATATGGCTATAAAGATGTTTTTTGAAATGAGAAACATGAATTGTTTTCCCGATGTGTTCACATATAATACTCTTATCTATGGTCTAACAACAGAAAACCGAGCATATGAGGCATTTCTGCTATTCCACCATATGAGGAAATCACTGTATGCTGATTGTGTAACTTTGTGTACTCTTGTTCCTGGTGTAGTGAAGAATTCAAGAACTGAGGATGCCATAAATATTATCAGGATCTTTTTGTTTGATCCTCAGGATTGTGCAGACCGGGCATTTTGGGAAGATCTAATCAGTGGGGTTATTGTTCACACAAGCATTGACAAAGCTATGGCATTTGCTGAAAGATTATTATTATCCGACCTTTGCAAAGATGACTCATTCTTAGTGCCTCTCTTCAAGGTTTTGTCCAAACACAAAAGGGCACTTGAAGCACGAGACTTCTTTGTAAGGGCTAGGAGCAGTGGAATTAAGGTTACGTTGGAAGTGTATAATATTTTGATTGGAGGGCTTCTGGATATCAATCTTCTGGAGATGGCTTTGAGTCTCTTTGAGGATATGAAAAAAGTTGGTTGTAGCCCAGATGTGTCCACATACAATTTGTTACTAGATGCTTTTGGGAAATCTGGCGAAGTTCATCGGCTCCTTAGTCTTTATGAAGATATGCAGAATCGGGGTTGTACGCCCAACTCAATTACTCACAATGTCATCATATCTGGCCTTGTGAAATGTAATAGCCTAGACAAGGCCATCGATATGTTCTATAATCTTGTAAGCGGAGATTTTTCGCCCACTCCGTGTACATATGGCCCTTTGTTAGATGGATTGGCAAAGTCAGGAAGACTGGAGGAAGCAAAAAAATTCTTCGAGGAGATGATTGATTATGGATGTGAACCTAATTGTGCTATTTATAACATTCTGATTAATGGTTTTGGCAAATCGGGTGATTTGGACACTGCTTGCACTTTGTTTAAAAGGATGCTTAAAGAAGGAATCCGACCCGATGTAAAATCTTACTCAATTCTTATCGACTGTTTATTGACGGTAGGGGAAGTGGACGATGCATGGGATTATTTCGAGGAATTAAAACAACAGGGCCTTGATCCTGATTTAATATGTTACAACCTTATGATGAACGGTCTTGGAAGATCCGGAAGGGTTAGAGAGGCTCTTTCTCTTTTTAGAGAAATGTGTAAAAGGGGGATTTCTCCCGACTTGTATACCTACAATTCCTTGATACTACATCTGGGAAACGCACGTATGATGGAAGAAGCAGGAAAACTTTATGACCAGCTATTGCTTAAGGGCTTGGAGCCTAATGTGTTCACATATAATGCTCTTATCCGAGGCTATGGCATGTCCGGAGATCCTAACCTTGCATATGCTGTCTATCAGAGGATGATGGCTGGTGGATGTAGCCCCAACTTGGGAACCTTTGCACAACTTCCTAATCAGTCTTGA